Proteins encoded within one genomic window of Fragaria vesca subsp. vesca linkage group LG1, FraVesHawaii_1.0, whole genome shotgun sequence:
- the LOC101303567 gene encoding L-type lectin-domain containing receptor kinase IX.1-like yields the protein MALFNSASHFQTQTFPSLLINIFLFLYLLQNVVSVSFNFSNFTPNMNELNFEGDAFPSSGVIQLTKNQVDGPLTSSTGRASYALPVRLWDASTGRLTDFTTHFSFVMKALNETYYYGDGISFFIAPFDSQIPSNSSGGFLALVSYDTAFDASKNKFVAVEFDSNNNTWDPSGDHVGIDVNSIVSAANVTWKTTIKNGSVANAWVSYNSTTHNLTVFLTYAKNPTFTGRECSLSYIVDLRNELPEKVRVGFSAATGYWVEIHNILSWSFSSSLLEHNNGASKVRLAAGLGTGFGLLTCGLGLFWFITWRKKAAQRDDDYDMSMDDEFDKGTGPRRFTYREISRATNNFAEGGKLGEGGFGGVYKGLLNESNTEVAVKRVSRTSKQGKKEYVAEVRIISRLRHRNLVQLIGWCHEQGEFLLVYEIMPNGSLDSYLFGKSYSLSWPVRYKIALGLASAVLYLHEEWEQCVVHRDIKSSNVMLDSNFNAKLGDFGLARLVDHELGSQTTVLAGTMGYLAPECVTTGKASKESDVYSFGVVALEISCGRKPVEAKAEASKVRLVEWVWDLYGKGQILQAVDERLKMKYDEKEIECLMAVGLWCCHPDPTVRPSIRQVINVLSFEAPMPSLPSKLPVPMYFAPLDMCKFAYTSSNLTGTSVKDRTQCSCTTCTTFNSSSAGSSKALLKWNKSVV from the coding sequence ATGGCTCTCTTCAACTCAGCTTCACACTTCCAAACGCAAACGTTCCCTTCTCTTCTCATTAACATCTTTCTTTTCCTATACCTCCTGCAAAATGTTGTGTCAGTTTCCTTCAACTTTAGCAATTTTACTCCAAATATGAATGAATTAAATTTCGAAGGTGATGCGTTTCCATCATCAGGAGTTATCCAACTCACGAAGAATCAAGTTGATGGTCCACTCACTAGTAGCACCGGTCGAGCCTCCTACGCCTTACCGGTGCGCCTTTGGGATGCCAGCACGGGGAGGCTCACTGACTTCACCACACATTTTTCTTTTGTCATGAAAGCCTTAAATGAAACATACTACTATGGTGATGGCATATCTTTCTTCATTGCACCATTTGATTCACAAATCCCCTCCAATTCTAGCGGTGGGTTTCTTGCACTAGTTAGCTATGATACTGCTTTTGATGCTTCCAAAAATAAGTTTGTTGCTGTTGAGTTCGACAGCAATAACAATACTTGGGATCCAAGTGGTGATCATGTAGGAATTGATGTCAACTCAATTGTCTCGGCGGCTAATGTTACATGGAAAACCACCATAAAAAATGGATCAGTAGCAAATGCATGGGTAAGTTATAACTCAACCACCCATAATTTGACTGTTTTTTTAACTTACGCCAAAAATCCTACATTCACCGGTAGAGAATGTAGCCTTTCATACATAGTTGATTTGAGGAATGAGTTGCCTGAGAAAGTGAGAGTTGGTTTCTCTGCCGCCACGGGTTATTGGGTCGAAATACACAACATTCTGTCCTGGTCATTCAGCTCAAGCTTGCTGGAGCATAATAATGGGGCAAGCAAAGTGAGGTTGGCAGCTGGTCTAGGCACCGGTTTTGGTCTCTTGACTTGTGGACTAGGTCTGTTCTGGTTCATTACATGGAGAAAGAAGGCTGCCCAGAGAGATGACGATTATGACATGTCTATGGATGATGAATTTGACAAAGGAACGGGGCCAAGGAGGTTCACCTACCGTGAAATAAGCCGTGCGACAAACAACTTTGCCGAAGGAGGAAAGCTTGGAGAGGGAGGCTTTGGGGGTGTCTACAAGGGTTTGTTAAATGAATCCAACACAGAAGTTGCTGTCAAGAGGGTGTCTAGAACATCAAAGCAAGGGAAAAAGGAGTACGTAGCGGAAGTGAGGATCATCAGTCGATTAAGGCACAGAAACTTGGTTCAACTAATTGGTTGGTGTCATGAACAAGGTGAGTTTCTTCTTGTGTATGAGATCATGCCAAATGGGAGTCTTGATTCCTATCTGTTTGGAAAGAGCTACAGTCTAAGTTGGCCAGTGAGGTACAAAATAGCACTTGGCTTGGCCTCAGCTGTTTTGTACCTTCATGAGGAATGGGAACAATGTGTGGTGCATAGAGATATCAAGTCAAGCAATGTGATGTTGGATTCAAATTTCAATGCTAAGCTTGGAGATTTTGGGCTTGCAAGGCTTGTAGACCATGAGTTGGGTTCACAAACAACTGTTTTGGCAGGCACAATGGGATATCTAGCCCCAGAGTGTGTCACTACTGGTAAGGCTAGTAAAGAATCTGATGTTTATAGTTTTGGGGTAGTTGCCCTTGAAATCAGTTGTGGAAGAAAACCAGTTGAAGCCAAAGCAGAAGCAAGCAAAGTGAGGCTTGTGGAGTGGGTTTGGGATCTCTATGGGAAAGGCCAAATACTTCAAGCTGTTGATGAGAGGTTGAAAATGAAATATGATGAGAAGGAAATCGAGTGCTTGATGGCGGTAGGATTATGGTGTTGCCATCCTGATCCCACCGTTCGGCCGTCGATTAGGCAAGTGATCAATGTTCTCAGCTTTGAAGCTCCAATGCCAAGCCTCCCATCAAAGTTGCCGGTGCCAATGTACTTTGCTCCTTTGGATATGTGCAAGTTTGCCTATACATCATCTAACTTGACAGGGACATCGGTTAAAGATCGAACTCAATGTTCTTGTACTACCTGCACTACATTCAATTCATCATCAGCAGGATCTTCAAAAGCTCTGTTAAAGTGGAACAAATCTGTTGTGTAG